One segment of Bradyrhizobium sp. WD16 DNA contains the following:
- a CDS encoding transglycosylase domain-containing protein, with protein MESARRKGGVRREPRFGPSSSLGDLRLGADDRVPTSEDDKPRRRRASSDQDAPRERKPRKRGNASRSRPSWPRLGRLVYWGAVLGLWGIIAVVGLVVYVGAHLPPIQSLEIPKRPPTIQITGLDGSVLASRGEMAGTNVALKELPPFLPKAFIAIEDRRFYSHFGIDPMGIARAAVTNLLHRGVSQGGSTLTQQLAKNLFLTQERTMQRKLQEAELAIWLERKYSKAQILELYLNRVYFGSGAYGVEAAAQRYFGKSARNVTIAEAAMLAGLVKSPSRLAPNRNPDGAERRAQTVLSAMADAGFITEAQAKANLGHPEYAVKPVGAGTVNYVADWIGEELDDLIGQIDQDVTVETTIDPRLQSIAEAAVIDELAAKSVKFNVSQGALVAMTPDGAVRALIGGRNYSESQFNRAVTAKRQPGSAFKPFVYLTAMEQGLTPETVRQDAPLDLKGWKPENYTHQYFGSVTLTQALAMSLNTVSVRLGLEVGPKNVVRTAHRLGVASKLDPNPSIALGTSEVTLLELVGAYAPFANGGRGVAPHVIAKIRTTEGNKLLYVRNPDPPNQVIDPRNVAQMNAMMQETLLSGTARKAEIPGWQAAGKTGTSQDFRDAWFIGYTANLVTGVWLGNDDNSPTRKATGGGLPVEVWTRFMRAAHQNVPVAALPASDRGLFAGVANGVSQVLGGNQGAPAEPRAAVSMGNGATPAAPAGAPRAPVTRAAVRPEADSGLDGWLVDRLFGGR; from the coding sequence ATGGAATCAGCACGGCGAAAAGGCGGCGTACGCCGCGAGCCAAGGTTCGGCCCGAGCTCCTCGCTCGGCGACCTGCGGCTCGGCGCCGACGATCGCGTGCCGACATCGGAGGACGACAAGCCAAGGCGCCGCCGCGCATCGTCCGACCAGGATGCGCCGCGGGAGCGCAAACCGCGCAAGCGCGGGAATGCTTCACGTTCACGCCCGTCGTGGCCGCGGCTTGGCCGGCTGGTCTACTGGGGCGCAGTGCTCGGCTTGTGGGGCATCATCGCGGTAGTCGGGCTCGTCGTCTATGTCGGCGCTCACCTGCCGCCGATCCAGTCGCTGGAAATCCCGAAGCGCCCACCGACCATCCAGATCACGGGCCTCGACGGCAGCGTGCTCGCCAGCCGCGGCGAGATGGCCGGCACCAATGTGGCGCTGAAGGAGCTGCCGCCATTCCTGCCGAAGGCGTTCATCGCCATCGAGGATCGCCGCTTCTATTCGCATTTCGGTATCGACCCCATGGGCATCGCCCGTGCGGCCGTCACCAACCTGCTTCATCGCGGCGTCTCTCAGGGCGGTTCGACCCTGACCCAGCAGCTCGCCAAGAATCTGTTCCTGACCCAGGAACGCACGATGCAGCGCAAGCTGCAGGAAGCCGAGCTCGCGATCTGGCTGGAGCGCAAATACTCCAAGGCCCAGATCCTCGAACTCTATCTCAATCGCGTCTATTTCGGCTCTGGCGCCTATGGCGTTGAGGCGGCGGCGCAGCGCTATTTCGGCAAGTCGGCGCGCAATGTCACCATCGCCGAGGCGGCCATGCTCGCCGGCCTCGTCAAATCGCCGTCGCGCCTTGCGCCCAACCGCAATCCCGACGGCGCCGAGCGGCGCGCCCAGACCGTACTCTCCGCCATGGCCGATGCCGGCTTCATCACCGAGGCCCAGGCCAAGGCCAATCTCGGCCATCCCGAATATGCGGTGAAACCGGTCGGCGCCGGCACCGTCAACTACGTCGCCGACTGGATCGGCGAGGAACTCGACGATCTGATCGGGCAGATCGACCAGGACGTCACGGTCGAAACCACGATCGATCCCCGACTGCAGTCCATCGCGGAAGCCGCGGTGATCGACGAGCTCGCCGCCAAGAGCGTCAAATTCAACGTCTCCCAGGGCGCGCTGGTGGCGATGACGCCGGACGGTGCGGTGCGGGCACTGATCGGCGGCCGCAATTACAGCGAAAGCCAGTTCAATCGCGCAGTCACCGCCAAGCGCCAGCCCGGCTCGGCGTTCAAGCCTTTCGTCTACCTCACCGCCATGGAGCAGGGTCTGACGCCCGAGACCGTGCGTCAGGACGCGCCGCTCGATCTCAAGGGCTGGAAACCGGAGAATTACACCCACCAGTATTTCGGCTCCGTCACCCTGACCCAGGCACTGGCCATGTCGCTCAATACGGTCTCGGTGCGGCTCGGCCTCGAGGTCGGACCCAAGAACGTCGTGCGCACCGCTCACCGTCTCGGCGTCGCCTCCAAGCTCGACCCCAATCCCTCGATCGCGCTCGGCACGTCTGAGGTGACGCTGCTGGAGCTGGTCGGCGCCTATGCCCCTTTCGCCAACGGCGGCCGCGGCGTTGCTCCCCACGTGATCGCGAAGATCCGCACCACCGAGGGCAACAAGCTGCTCTACGTACGCAACCCCGACCCGCCGAACCAGGTGATTGATCCGCGCAATGTGGCGCAGATGAACGCCATGATGCAGGAGACCCTGCTCAGCGGCACGGCGCGCAAAGCCGAGATCCCCGGCTGGCAGGCCGCCGGCAAGACCGGCACCAGCCAGGATTTCCGCGACGCCTGGTTCATCGGTTACACCGCCAATCTGGTCACCGGCGTCTGGCTCGGCAATGACGACAATTCCCCGACACGCAAGGCGACAGGCGGTGGCTTGCCGGTGGAAGTCTGGACCCGCTTCATGCGCGCGGCGCATCAGAATGTTCCGGTGGCCGCGCTTCCGGCCTCCGATCGCGGGCTGTTCGCCGGCGTCGCCAACGGCGTCAGCCAGGTGTTGGGGGGAAATCAAGGTGCGCCGGCCGAGCCGCGCGCGGCCGTGTCCATGGGGAATGGAGCGACACCGGCGGCCCCAGCGGGCGCGCCACGAGCTCCGGTCACCCGGGCTGCAGTCAGGCCCGAAGCGGATTCCGGCCTCGACGGCTGGCTGGTCGACCGATTGTTCGGTGGGCGTTGA
- a CDS encoding DUF1304 domain-containing protein, with the protein MVVIAVVLVALVALEHVYILVLEMFLWTKPAGLRAFGQTKEQAEAGKVLAANQGLYNGFLAAGLIWGLLHPEATTGFQIKAFFLICILLAGLYGGYSVKPKIILVQAVPALLALAALWFS; encoded by the coding sequence ATGGTTGTGATCGCCGTAGTTCTCGTCGCGCTGGTCGCGCTGGAGCACGTCTACATCCTTGTGCTGGAGATGTTTCTCTGGACCAAGCCTGCCGGGCTGCGTGCCTTTGGACAGACCAAGGAGCAGGCCGAGGCGGGAAAGGTGCTGGCCGCCAATCAGGGTCTCTACAACGGTTTTCTTGCTGCCGGCCTGATCTGGGGCCTGCTCCATCCAGAGGCGACAACCGGTTTCCAGATCAAGGCGTTCTTCCTGATCTGCATTCTCCTCGCGGGGCTCTATGGCGGCTACTCGGTAAAGCCGAAGATCATCCTGGTGCAGGCGGTTCCGGCGCTGCTGGCGCTCGCGGCGCTGTGGTTTTCCTGA
- a CDS encoding polyhydroxyalkanoate depolymerase, with protein MPIGEFGGAPEFVAEDSSALTTPMYWMYELGQASLNPARAMFDATKLMFSHPLNPWTHTQVGKSVAAACQVFERTTRRYGKPEWRIEDTEVNGVRTPVEVRTVWEKPFCRLLHFERQFDRPLRLVQPRVLIVAPMSGHYATLLRGTVEGFLPGHDVYITDWADARMVPLSAGRFDLDDYVDYVIEMLHALGGNVHVVAVCQPSVPVLMAASVMEARQDPMVPLSMTLMGGPIDTRSNPTAVNKLAEQRGIEWFRNHVITKVPLPHPGVMRDVYPGFLQLNGFISMNLDRHVDAHKNLFANLVKGDGDLVDKHVEFYDEYLAVMDLTAEFYLQTVDQVFVRHLLPKGEMRHHGRLVEPAKIERIALMTVEGEKDDISGLGQTEATHRLCSSIPMDRRVHYVQKGVGHYGVFNGSRFRSEILPRISDFMVSSAQQRPASIDAAE; from the coding sequence ATGCCGATTGGCGAGTTTGGCGGCGCACCTGAGTTTGTGGCCGAGGACAGTTCCGCGCTCACGACGCCGATGTACTGGATGTATGAGCTGGGCCAGGCCTCGCTCAATCCGGCGCGCGCCATGTTCGACGCCACCAAGTTGATGTTTTCTCACCCGCTCAACCCATGGACACACACCCAGGTCGGCAAGTCGGTCGCCGCCGCCTGTCAGGTGTTCGAGCGAACGACGCGCCGTTACGGCAAGCCGGAATGGCGCATCGAAGACACCGAAGTGAACGGCGTGCGCACCCCGGTGGAGGTCCGTACGGTCTGGGAGAAGCCGTTCTGCCGCCTGCTGCATTTCGAGCGCCAGTTCGACCGGCCGCTGCGGCTGGTACAGCCGCGGGTGCTGATCGTCGCCCCGATGTCGGGCCATTACGCCACTCTTCTGCGTGGCACGGTGGAAGGATTCCTGCCCGGTCACGACGTCTACATCACCGATTGGGCCGATGCCCGCATGGTGCCCCTGTCGGCCGGCCGCTTCGACCTCGATGACTATGTGGATTACGTCATCGAGATGCTCCATGCGCTCGGCGGCAACGTCCACGTCGTCGCGGTCTGTCAGCCATCGGTGCCGGTCCTTATGGCCGCCTCGGTGATGGAGGCGCGTCAGGATCCTATGGTGCCGCTGTCGATGACGCTCATGGGTGGCCCCATCGACACCCGCAGCAATCCGACGGCCGTCAACAAACTCGCCGAGCAGCGCGGTATCGAATGGTTCCGCAACCACGTCATCACCAAGGTGCCGCTGCCGCACCCCGGTGTCATGCGCGACGTCTATCCGGGATTCCTGCAGCTGAATGGCTTCATCAGCATGAATCTCGATCGTCATGTCGATGCCCACAAGAACCTGTTCGCCAATCTGGTGAAGGGCGACGGCGATCTCGTCGACAAGCATGTGGAATTTTATGACGAATATCTCGCCGTCATGGATCTCACTGCCGAGTTCTACCTGCAGACCGTCGATCAGGTGTTCGTGCGCCATCTGCTGCCTAAGGGCGAGATGCGCCATCACGGCCGCCTCGTCGAGCCGGCGAAGATCGAGCGCATCGCGCTGATGACCGTGGAGGGCGAGAAGGACGATATCTCCGGTCTCGGTCAGACCGAAGCGACCCACCGCCTTTGCAGTTCAATTCCCATGGATCGGCGCGTGCATTACGTCCAGAAGGGCGTCGGCCATTATGGCGTGTTCAATGGTTCGCGCTTCCGCTCGGAAATCCTGCCACGAATTTCGGATTTCATGGTGTCGTCGGCCCAGCAGCGGCCGGCGAGCATAGACGCCGCTGAGTAG
- a CDS encoding ABC transporter permease, giving the protein MKQVPPYTGIALHRIGAMMLRHWYLLTSSWPRLLELIYWPALQLITWGFSQAYISQNAGFFARAGGTFIGAVILWDILFRGQLGFSMSFLEEMWSRNLGNLMMSPLKVSELVLSLMIMSVVRLAIGVIPMTLLALAFFGFNLYGLGFALVAFFCNLIFTSWAFGLIASGLVLRNGLGAEGLAWTLMFVLLPITCVYYPVAILPVWLQWLAWSLPPTYVFEGMRAILSDHVFRADLMVEALAINVAFLAIATVVFLVLLRSARINGALVQTGE; this is encoded by the coding sequence ATGAAGCAGGTGCCCCCGTACACCGGCATCGCCCTGCACCGGATCGGTGCCATGATGTTGCGCCACTGGTATCTTTTGACTTCGTCGTGGCCGCGGCTCCTGGAACTGATCTACTGGCCGGCACTGCAGCTCATCACCTGGGGCTTCTCTCAGGCCTACATCTCGCAGAATGCCGGATTCTTCGCCCGCGCCGGCGGCACCTTCATCGGCGCGGTGATCCTGTGGGACATCCTGTTTCGGGGGCAGCTTGGCTTCTCCATGTCCTTCCTCGAAGAAATGTGGTCGCGGAACCTCGGCAATCTGATGATGAGCCCGCTCAAGGTCAGCGAGCTGGTGCTGTCGCTGATGATCATGAGCGTCGTTCGCCTCGCCATCGGCGTTATTCCGATGACACTGCTGGCGCTCGCCTTCTTCGGCTTCAACCTCTACGGGCTCGGCTTCGCGCTGGTGGCCTTCTTCTGCAACCTGATCTTCACGAGCTGGGCTTTCGGCCTGATCGCTTCCGGCCTTGTGCTGCGCAACGGATTAGGGGCTGAAGGCCTTGCCTGGACGCTGATGTTCGTGCTGTTGCCGATCACCTGTGTCTATTACCCGGTTGCAATCCTGCCGGTCTGGCTGCAGTGGCTCGCCTGGAGTCTGCCGCCCACCTACGTGTTCGAAGGCATGCGAGCCATCCTGTCCGACCATGTCTTCCGTGCGGACCTGATGGTCGAGGCGCTGGCCATCAACGTCGCATTTCTGGCGATTGCGACGGTGGTTTTCCTTGTTCTGTTGCGCAGCGCCCGGATCAACGGTGCCCTGGTGCAGACCGGTGAGTGA
- a CDS encoding ABC transporter ATP-binding protein, with amino-acid sequence MLPDPAIDVDGLVKVYKATRAVDGISFRIARGSVTGLLGGNGAGKTTTIAMIMGLVLPTSGRIRVLGCAMPAESEQVLGRMNFESPYVDMPMRLTVRQNLTVFGRLYAVPDLQARLAEIAAEFDLGEFLDRPSGKLSSGQKTRVALAKALINRPELLLLDEPTASLDPDTADWIRGRLETYRRETGATILLASHNMLEVERLCDRVIIMKRGRIEDDGSPAAMMQRYNRDTLEDVFLDVARGRGVAAS; translated from the coding sequence ATGCTGCCTGACCCGGCCATCGACGTTGACGGCCTGGTCAAGGTCTACAAGGCGACGCGCGCGGTGGATGGCATCTCATTTCGCATCGCGCGGGGCAGCGTCACCGGGCTGCTCGGTGGCAATGGTGCCGGCAAGACCACGACCATCGCCATGATCATGGGGCTTGTGCTGCCGACCTCGGGCCGCATCCGGGTGCTCGGCTGCGCCATGCCGGCGGAAAGCGAGCAGGTGCTTGGCCGGATGAATTTCGAGAGTCCCTATGTGGACATGCCGATGCGGCTCACCGTGCGGCAGAATCTGACGGTGTTCGGCCGGCTCTATGCTGTCCCCGATCTCCAGGCACGGCTCGCCGAGATCGCGGCCGAGTTCGACCTCGGCGAATTTCTCGACCGCCCGAGCGGGAAATTGTCCTCGGGTCAGAAGACCCGCGTGGCCTTGGCCAAGGCCCTGATCAATCGCCCGGAACTGCTTCTGCTCGACGAGCCGACCGCCTCGCTCGATCCGGACACGGCAGACTGGATCCGTGGCCGGCTCGAAACCTATCGCCGCGAAACCGGGGCGACCATCCTGCTGGCGTCGCACAACATGCTGGAGGTCGAGCGACTGTGCGATCGCGTCATCATCATGAAGCGCGGTCGAATCGAGGACGATGGCAGCCCGGCCGCCATGATGCAGCGCTACAACCGCGACACGCTGGAGGACGTTTTCCTCGATGTCGCGCGCGGGCGAGGGGTTGCAGCATCATGA
- a CDS encoding M48 family metallopeptidase has product MICFSAAKFPWPRMWQTQGQSPDPGPLDMAFRALLYRRPAEPKTILVHVGSAIYPVRLRRHRRARRYTLRIHPVDREAILTMPPRGTVADAKDFAHRHGAWIAARLGGLAKAVPFAPGMTIPLRGAPHRIVHRAGERGTVWTEVRDSGERILCAAGDVAHVDRRIRDFLKREARRDIAKAAHDYAEKLGVKIKRLSIRDQSSRWGSCTSAGVLSFSWRLILGPGHVLDYLAAHEVAHLVEMNHSPRFWRVVGRICPHMERSKSWLDNHGNDLHRYGVKK; this is encoded by the coding sequence ATGATTTGTTTTTCCGCCGCCAAATTCCCTTGGCCAAGGATGTGGCAGACTCAGGGTCAATCGCCTGACCCTGGACCTCTCGACATGGCCTTCCGCGCACTCCTCTATCGCCGCCCAGCCGAGCCGAAGACCATTTTGGTGCATGTCGGCTCGGCGATCTACCCTGTTCGCCTGCGCCGCCATCGTCGAGCGCGGCGCTACACCTTGCGCATTCATCCGGTCGACCGGGAAGCGATCCTCACGATGCCGCCACGTGGCACCGTCGCTGATGCCAAGGACTTCGCCCATCGTCACGGGGCCTGGATCGCGGCGCGCCTCGGCGGCCTCGCCAAGGCAGTGCCCTTCGCCCCGGGCATGACCATACCGCTGCGCGGCGCTCCCCATCGCATTGTTCATCGTGCTGGCGAGCGCGGCACGGTATGGACGGAAGTGAGGGACTCGGGCGAGAGGATTCTCTGTGCCGCCGGCGACGTCGCCCATGTCGACCGCCGTATCCGCGATTTTCTGAAGCGCGAAGCGCGCCGCGATATCGCCAAGGCCGCCCATGACTATGCCGAGAAGCTCGGCGTCAAAATCAAGCGCCTCAGCATCCGCGATCAGTCGAGCCGCTGGGGCTCCTGCACTTCGGCCGGGGTGCTGTCCTTCTCCTGGCGACTGATCCTCGGGCCTGGTCATGTCCTGGACTATCTCGCGGCTCATGAAGTGGCCCATCTCGTCGAGATGAACCATTCTCCCCGTTTCTGGCGCGTCGTCGGGCGGATCTGCCCGCACATGGAGCGGTCCAAGAGCTGGCTCGATAATCACGGTAACGACCTGCACCGCTACGGGGTGAAAAAGTAG